In Pseudomonas sp. R76, one genomic interval encodes:
- a CDS encoding fimbria/pilus outer membrane usher protein has product MTSSFTVAYTVRTAARSSSIGIPSNLKSLTAMIATLIGLGVHDAKASTTVNNPVADAQLKTSPSNATFDLGVLKSRGLDPAIGEFFSKAPRFSAGDRKVGLSVNGRPRGNVQARFDEEGQLCFTRHFLDQANLVIPDKNYLVNPDAELPDDACYDFLAAYPLTEVTLKPSREEVSLLVSTDALRPLTQELGVYDSGGTAGLFNYDVLGQNNQFSSGASRYYSTSTEVGFNAGDWIVRSRQSYTVQNDNRNFQSLYTYGQKTFVPLQSTLQVGQINIRNSVFPGAAITGAQMVPDAGLQGKNVGGATVEGIAQSSARVEVRQAGALIHTSLVAAGPFRLPNVQLLNSFTDLDVRVIEASGEQRSFIVAAASLVQGTLSAPGYSVAVGKVRTFENDEQQSPMVVTGTGGWLLNSTNTLSTGLMFSNNSYTAAAWTLDSNLTPTTYMSVRNTVANAGEEGVKGTQASITLNTLLTKNFNAGVNVTRQTSGFRDLFDTTRVNTPGYFETLNRDQYGFNVGWNNVWLGSVTAGYSAGNTFDGHKTRYVNAAWNKPFKYATVSFNVERDLGRRETFDDDFRGRRTDDGGTAMYLTVSVPLGGNRSVREYASKRNGNTRFGTTYDDNSGDFAKYRLNTERDIQRNEQDFSGNVSLLPRYAQANLGYSRNGSDSTSYSGQLRGGMAVHEDGVTLSPYPLSDTFGVAKVGDVGGVKLNTPSGPVWTDPWGNAVIPQLNAYQNTRVDIETKSLPRNVDIQNGFKSVNAGRGSVNKLDFPVIKSRRALLQINGADGKPVTKGSAVLDGKGKFITTVVDDGKVFIANEQLTDALSISLGEGKSCAVHFSLPDEPDLNVYFETAKSTCTAG; this is encoded by the coding sequence ATGACTAGCTCCTTCACAGTGGCGTACACCGTGCGAACGGCTGCGCGCAGTTCCAGTATCGGCATACCGTCAAACCTCAAATCACTGACGGCCATGATTGCAACCCTGATTGGGTTGGGTGTGCACGATGCCAAAGCTTCAACCACTGTGAACAACCCGGTGGCGGACGCACAGTTAAAAACATCGCCGTCGAACGCGACGTTCGATCTTGGTGTACTCAAGAGCCGTGGGCTTGACCCAGCCATTGGCGAATTCTTCAGTAAGGCCCCGCGTTTTTCCGCAGGCGACCGCAAAGTCGGGCTCTCTGTTAATGGCCGCCCACGGGGTAATGTCCAGGCGCGTTTTGACGAAGAAGGTCAGTTGTGTTTCACCCGGCATTTCCTGGATCAAGCCAACTTGGTTATTCCGGACAAAAATTACCTGGTGAACCCTGACGCCGAATTGCCGGATGACGCTTGCTACGACTTTCTGGCGGCCTATCCGCTGACGGAGGTTACGCTCAAGCCCAGTCGCGAAGAGGTTTCTCTGCTGGTGAGTACCGATGCACTGCGACCGCTCACTCAAGAGTTGGGTGTGTATGACTCCGGCGGCACTGCCGGGCTGTTCAACTATGATGTGTTAGGGCAGAACAACCAGTTTTCCAGCGGTGCAAGTCGTTATTACTCGACCAGTACCGAGGTGGGCTTCAATGCCGGTGACTGGATTGTACGCAGCCGGCAGAGCTATACCGTTCAGAACGACAATCGTAACTTCCAGTCTCTCTACACCTACGGGCAGAAGACCTTTGTTCCGTTGCAATCGACGTTACAGGTTGGCCAGATCAACATTCGCAACTCAGTGTTTCCGGGTGCAGCCATCACGGGCGCACAGATGGTCCCGGATGCCGGCCTGCAAGGTAAAAACGTAGGTGGCGCCACCGTAGAAGGTATCGCCCAGAGTTCGGCGAGGGTTGAGGTTCGACAAGCGGGTGCGTTGATTCACACCTCGCTCGTAGCCGCAGGGCCGTTCAGGCTACCGAATGTGCAGTTGCTCAACAGTTTTACCGACCTGGACGTACGGGTTATTGAAGCGAGTGGCGAGCAACGCAGTTTTATTGTCGCAGCGGCTTCATTGGTACAGGGGACGTTAAGCGCACCGGGTTATTCGGTCGCGGTGGGCAAGGTACGCACCTTCGAGAATGACGAACAGCAATCCCCCATGGTGGTCACCGGCACGGGCGGCTGGTTGCTGAACTCAACCAACACGCTCTCGACCGGCTTGATGTTCAGCAACAATAGCTATACGGCTGCTGCCTGGACGCTGGATTCGAATCTGACGCCTACCACCTACATGAGCGTGCGAAATACCGTGGCCAATGCTGGCGAGGAAGGGGTTAAAGGCACCCAGGCCAGCATAACGCTCAACACCCTCTTGACGAAAAACTTCAATGCTGGCGTTAACGTAACGCGCCAGACTTCCGGCTTTCGCGATCTGTTTGATACGACCCGGGTAAACACCCCAGGCTACTTTGAAACCCTCAACCGGGATCAGTACGGCTTCAATGTCGGCTGGAATAACGTGTGGCTGGGCAGCGTTACCGCAGGTTACTCGGCGGGCAACACCTTTGATGGGCACAAAACACGCTATGTCAATGCGGCGTGGAACAAGCCCTTCAAGTACGCCACGGTGAGCTTCAACGTGGAGCGTGACTTAGGCCGCAGAGAGACCTTTGACGATGATTTTCGCGGGCGTCGCACCGATGACGGCGGTACTGCGATGTACCTCACCGTCAGTGTTCCCTTGGGGGGCAATCGCAGCGTGCGAGAGTATGCCAGCAAGCGTAACGGCAATACCCGCTTTGGCACGACGTATGACGACAACAGCGGCGACTTTGCCAAGTACCGCTTGAATACCGAGCGGGATATCCAGCGCAACGAACAGGATTTCTCGGGCAATGTCAGTCTTCTGCCACGTTACGCCCAGGCCAACCTCGGTTATTCGCGTAACGGCTCCGATAGCACCAGCTACAGCGGTCAGTTGCGTGGTGGTATGGCGGTGCACGAAGACGGTGTGACGCTGTCGCCGTACCCATTATCCGACACCTTTGGGGTGGCCAAGGTCGGAGATGTCGGCGGGGTCAAGCTGAATACACCAAGCGGCCCGGTGTGGACGGATCCGTGGGGTAACGCCGTGATCCCGCAGCTTAACGCCTATCAAAATACGCGAGTTGATATCGAGACCAAGAGCCTGCCGCGCAACGTCGATATCCAGAACGGCTTCAAGTCCGTCAATGCCGGCCGTGGCTCGGTCAACAAACTCGACTTCCCGGTGATCAAGTCCCGCCGCGCTTTGCTGCAAATCAACGGCGCCGACGGCAAGCCCGTCACCAAGGGCTCTGCGGTGCTCGATGGCAAGGGCAAGTTCATCACCACCGTGGTGGATGACGGCAAGGTGTTTATTGCCAATGAACAACTGACCGACGCACTGAGTATCAGCCTTGGTGAAGGCAAGTCGTGCGCTGTGCATTTCTCACTTCCGGACGAGCCGGACCTGAATGTCTATTTCGAAACCGCCAAATCCACCTGCACCGCAGGTTGA
- a CDS encoding fimbria/pilus chaperone family protein, which produces MSLTPAFKLTGFPFDRIRLLISVAVLSVFSGAVQAAGMIPESTVVFVSVADGEGTMTVTNTDSKVALLYTTLESLPEDQENILVATPPVARVEPGEKQLVRFILQSETPITTQRLKRVNFEGIPQKDPDAPAIIGVSVRQNLAVLITPADLPIKADPWVLLKWSVVGGKLTVKNDSRYVVRLNQQINIMPANIPFTLPRTYILPGMTDRFDLPAGTRLSADAKVQIFPATTYGFAAKPFDAELIQQ; this is translated from the coding sequence ATGAGTTTAACTCCAGCCTTTAAATTAACTGGATTTCCGTTTGATCGGATTCGTTTACTTATTTCAGTTGCAGTGCTGTCAGTGTTTTCAGGTGCTGTTCAGGCGGCCGGTATGATCCCTGAGTCTACTGTAGTGTTTGTCAGCGTGGCTGATGGTGAGGGCACGATGACGGTGACCAATACCGACAGTAAAGTAGCGCTTTTATATACGACGCTAGAAAGTTTGCCAGAAGATCAAGAAAACATTTTAGTCGCAACCCCTCCTGTGGCTCGGGTTGAACCAGGCGAGAAGCAGTTGGTTCGTTTTATCCTGCAATCGGAAACACCGATTACTACGCAGCGTTTGAAACGGGTTAATTTTGAAGGTATTCCACAGAAAGACCCTGATGCTCCAGCCATTATTGGTGTATCGGTGCGTCAGAATCTCGCTGTATTAATAACGCCTGCCGACTTGCCAATAAAAGCTGATCCCTGGGTGTTGTTAAAGTGGTCAGTCGTTGGTGGAAAGCTGACAGTGAAAAATGACAGCCGTTATGTCGTCCGGCTTAATCAACAAATCAATATTATGCCTGCAAACATCCCATTTACCCTACCGCGTACTTATATCTTGCCGGGCATGACTGACCGTTTTGATCTTCCCGCCGGTACTCGCTTGTCAGCTGATGCCAAAGTGCAAATTTTCCCGGCAACAACCTATGGCTTTGCGGCCAAACCGTTCGATGCGGAATTGATCCAGCAGTAA
- a CDS encoding DUF1120 domain-containing protein, which translates to MMNFPRKALLGSLLLMSASSAFAVDTADLTVIGTIAPVACTPTFAGGGEVDYGLIPSSSLSATVATLLATRTISYTIHCDAPISVGTSWTDGRSGTASVVNNSNFGLGLQGVNKIGGYTLRQLTAAATGDGTTVNLVFRDGTTGAWSQADASSVQLNNGVRMQSYAPTGTVVPGTYTDFGGTIQVLTSIAPTNTLDMTTSVTLDGLSTMTVRYL; encoded by the coding sequence ATGATGAACTTTCCTAGAAAAGCCTTGCTGGGTTCGCTGTTGTTGATGAGCGCGAGCAGTGCGTTTGCAGTGGATACTGCTGATTTGACCGTTATTGGTACGATTGCTCCTGTTGCTTGCACTCCGACCTTTGCCGGTGGTGGCGAGGTTGACTATGGCTTGATTCCTAGTTCTTCCCTTAGCGCTACTGTAGCGACACTTCTCGCCACTCGGACTATTAGCTACACCATCCATTGCGATGCCCCAATCTCCGTGGGTACCTCTTGGACTGACGGCCGGTCCGGTACTGCTTCAGTTGTGAATAACTCCAACTTCGGTCTTGGTCTGCAAGGTGTGAATAAAATCGGGGGCTATACATTGCGTCAATTGACCGCTGCTGCTACTGGTGACGGAACAACAGTTAACCTGGTATTTCGTGACGGCACCACCGGCGCATGGAGCCAAGCTGATGCTAGCTCGGTTCAACTAAATAACGGCGTGCGTATGCAGTCTTACGCTCCCACCGGCACAGTAGTGCCAGGCACCTATACTGATTTCGGCGGTACTATCCAGGTATTAACTTCCATCGCGCCTACCAATACACTGGACATGACCACCTCTGTCACACTGGATGGTCTTTCGACGATGACTGTGCGTTATCTCTAA
- a CDS encoding transporter substrate-binding domain-containing protein codes for MCVWLAPVAAAPAEPLQLLGRSNVEHYNVSLADADWRWLQQKGVLRLGISAPDYPPFDITSNGRDYEGMTADYAQLLSQLLRVPIQVLRFDSRSEVVQALKHGQIDLLGTANCFEEIDPALLMSMTYADDQPTLVTASNDLAQPALNLAGKKVAMLYHYLPPEQVRTFYPDAQIQLFSSTLSAMGAVAFGNADVYLGDAISANYLISRNYLNNLQLAGFSAMQGSRFAFAMLRDHSPLQRLVNTALAAIPLNERLTILRRWGALEISIPGQHLLQFTANEQRWIDEHPRVHVAVVEDFLPMSFFDEEGDFRGISADVLAKISLRTGLQFDIARGSTLSGIIQQLGDGSADVLAAITPSADREQTMRFTRPYLTAPYVLVSRIRKGSPTILDEMAGKKLELVKGNVLRRYLANNYPLVQIVDADNAAEAMELLAAGKVDGAVNSLLTARYMISRLYRGRLQVSSTLGEVPARVSLATRHGSVELYSILEKALLSISPEEMGELSNRWHGETVIDDSFWRRNRTTIIQGFCAAIVLLLFASAWIVYLRTLIRRREVAEAALNNQLEFMRVLIDGTPHPIYVRDREGRMLICNTVYLEAFGLERQDTLGKRITDSTFANPHEASAYHAEYLQVMSEGNARLEDRTLTLPDGKVINIYHWMLPYRNVAGVVIGLIAGWMDISERQRLLALVEEARALADEAKDSADDANRAKTTFLATMSHEIRTPMNAVIGMLELALKKADQGVLDRFAIEVASGAALGLQDLIGDILDIVRIESGKLSLNPERANLRELVESQIRIFEGLARQKNLHLALDLDERADCDVLIDPLRFKQVVSNLMGNAIKFTSEGGIHLKLDVLPSTIEAHVSIRLQVEDSGIGISIEDQRQLFSPFTQASNNTQSSRTGSGLGLAISRTLCEMMGGTLRLSSVLGKGTQIEMLVDLPRLEPLVEVLLPVTDAPTEQRVLSILVVDDYPPNRLLLSKQLSYLGHRVIEAEDGAHGLRAWRTQAFDVVITDCNMPIMNGYALTRAIRTEERARDGQHCLIIGFTANAQPDEKSNCLNAGMDDCLFKPTNLKTLESCLALVPSAAITVAMSDAAPAEHAAIDFSQLGQLVAGDAVALDELLGDLTQSNDQELARLPVIFFEEDVQGLCDLAHKVKGGARIIKAHGLIAACEQLEAVCAANLDEEALESAVAGLSEEMKGLATSLRTYRNLS; via the coding sequence TTGTGTGTATGGCTCGCGCCGGTTGCCGCTGCGCCCGCAGAGCCTCTGCAACTGCTCGGCAGGTCGAACGTCGAGCATTACAACGTCTCTCTGGCTGACGCGGATTGGCGGTGGTTGCAGCAAAAAGGCGTGCTACGCCTGGGTATCTCGGCGCCGGACTATCCGCCTTTCGACATCACCAGCAATGGCCGCGACTACGAAGGCATGACGGCCGATTACGCCCAGCTGCTGTCGCAGCTCTTGCGGGTGCCGATACAAGTGCTGCGTTTCGACTCCCGAAGCGAGGTGGTGCAGGCGCTTAAACACGGTCAAATCGACCTGCTGGGCACCGCCAACTGCTTTGAAGAAATCGACCCCGCCTTACTGATGTCGATGACATACGCCGATGACCAACCGACCCTGGTCACCGCCAGCAATGATCTCGCGCAACCGGCCCTGAACCTGGCCGGCAAAAAAGTCGCCATGCTCTACCACTACCTGCCGCCGGAGCAGGTACGCACCTTCTATCCTGACGCACAAATCCAGCTTTTTTCCTCAACCCTGAGTGCGATGGGTGCGGTGGCGTTCGGCAACGCTGATGTCTACCTCGGTGATGCCATCAGCGCCAACTACCTGATCAGCCGCAATTACTTGAACAACCTGCAACTGGCCGGGTTCTCTGCCATGCAAGGCAGTCGTTTTGCGTTTGCCATGCTGCGTGACCATAGCCCGTTGCAGCGCTTGGTCAATACGGCCCTGGCGGCGATCCCGCTGAACGAGCGCCTGACCATTCTTCGCCGCTGGGGCGCCCTGGAAATCAGCATTCCCGGCCAGCACCTGTTGCAATTCACTGCCAATGAACAACGCTGGATCGATGAACACCCGCGGGTGCACGTCGCGGTGGTGGAAGACTTTCTGCCGATGTCGTTCTTTGACGAAGAGGGTGATTTTCGCGGGATCAGCGCCGACGTGCTGGCCAAGATCAGCCTGCGCACCGGGCTGCAGTTCGATATTGCGCGGGGCAGCACCTTGTCCGGGATCATCCAGCAGCTCGGCGACGGCAGCGCTGATGTGCTTGCCGCCATCACCCCCAGCGCCGACCGTGAACAGACCATGCGTTTCACCCGGCCGTACCTCACGGCCCCCTATGTATTGGTCAGTCGCATAAGGAAGGGCAGCCCCACGATCCTTGATGAGATGGCCGGGAAGAAACTGGAACTGGTCAAAGGTAACGTGCTGCGCCGATACCTGGCGAACAACTACCCGTTGGTACAGATTGTGGATGCTGACAATGCAGCAGAAGCGATGGAGCTGTTGGCTGCGGGCAAGGTGGACGGTGCTGTCAACTCGTTGTTGACCGCGCGTTACATGATTTCCCGGCTGTACCGAGGCCGCCTCCAGGTGTCCAGCACCCTTGGCGAAGTACCTGCCCGGGTTTCGTTGGCCACCCGGCACGGTTCGGTGGAGTTGTACTCGATCCTGGAAAAGGCGCTGTTGAGCATTTCGCCTGAAGAAATGGGCGAGCTGTCCAACCGTTGGCACGGCGAAACGGTGATTGATGACAGTTTTTGGCGGCGTAACCGTACGACGATCATTCAAGGGTTTTGCGCAGCCATTGTGCTGTTACTGTTCGCGTCGGCCTGGATCGTCTATTTGCGCACGTTGATTCGACGGCGCGAGGTGGCGGAAGCGGCCCTAAACAACCAGTTGGAATTCATGCGGGTACTGATCGATGGCACGCCCCATCCGATCTACGTGCGCGATCGCGAAGGCCGCATGCTGATCTGCAATACCGTGTACCTCGAAGCGTTTGGCCTTGAGCGTCAAGACACACTGGGTAAGCGTATTACCGACAGCACGTTTGCTAACCCTCATGAAGCGTCGGCTTACCATGCTGAATACCTGCAGGTCATGTCTGAGGGCAATGCGCGCCTTGAAGACCGCACGCTGACTTTGCCCGACGGGAAGGTCATTAACATTTATCACTGGATGTTGCCCTATCGGAATGTGGCGGGCGTGGTGATAGGCCTGATTGCGGGTTGGATGGATATCAGCGAGCGTCAGCGTTTACTTGCTTTGGTCGAGGAGGCTCGGGCCTTGGCCGACGAGGCGAAAGATAGTGCTGATGATGCCAACCGGGCGAAAACGACGTTTCTGGCAACCATGAGTCATGAGATTCGCACGCCAATGAATGCAGTGATTGGCATGCTCGAGCTGGCGCTGAAAAAGGCGGATCAGGGCGTACTTGACCGTTTTGCGATCGAGGTGGCTTCGGGTGCAGCGCTTGGTCTGCAAGACCTGATTGGCGACATTCTGGACATCGTGCGGATTGAGTCAGGCAAGCTCTCGCTGAACCCGGAGCGGGCTAACTTACGGGAACTGGTTGAGTCCCAGATCCGGATTTTCGAGGGGCTGGCTCGGCAGAAAAACTTGCACCTGGCGCTTGATCTGGATGAGCGAGCAGATTGCGATGTGCTGATTGATCCACTGCGGTTCAAGCAGGTGGTTTCCAACCTGATGGGCAATGCCATCAAGTTCACCAGCGAGGGGGGCATTCACCTCAAGCTCGATGTTTTGCCTTCGACAATCGAAGCGCATGTGTCTATTCGCTTGCAGGTCGAAGACTCAGGTATTGGTATTTCCATCGAGGATCAGCGTCAACTGTTCAGCCCGTTTACCCAGGCCAGCAACAACACCCAATCCTCACGCACTGGCTCCGGCCTGGGCTTGGCGATCAGCCGGACCTTGTGTGAAATGATGGGCGGCACATTGCGTCTGAGCAGCGTGTTGGGCAAAGGTACGCAAATCGAGATGTTAGTTGATTTGCCGAGACTGGAACCGCTGGTGGAGGTATTGCTGCCGGTGACTGACGCCCCAACTGAACAGCGGGTATTGAGCATTTTGGTGGTAGATGATTACCCACCCAATCGCCTGCTGCTCTCCAAGCAGTTGAGCTACCTGGGCCACAGAGTCATTGAAGCCGAAGACGGTGCCCATGGCCTGCGGGCCTGGAGAACGCAAGCTTTTGATGTGGTCATCACGGACTGCAACATGCCGATCATGAATGGCTATGCCCTGACGCGGGCAATACGCACCGAGGAGCGGGCACGTGACGGGCAGCATTGCCTGATCATTGGCTTCACGGCCAACGCCCAGCCTGATGAGAAGTCCAATTGCCTGAACGCAGGCATGGACGATTGCCTGTTCAAACCCACCAACCTGAAAACCTTGGAGAGCTGCCTGGCCCTGGTGCCGTCGGCCGCAATTACGGTCGCAATGTCGGACGCGGCCCCGGCAGAACATGCCGCTATCGACTTCAGTCAGCTTGGACAGCTGGTGGCGGGTGATGCCGTGGCACTCGATGAGTTGCTGGGTGACTTGACCCAGAGCAACGATCAGGAGCTCGCTAGATTGCCGGTGATTTTCTTTGAAGAAGATGTCCAGGGGCTTTGCGACCTTGCCCATAAGGTTAAAGGCGGAGCGCGGATCATCAAGGCGCACGGGCTGATCGCCGCGTGCGAGCAGCTTGAGGCGGTGTGTGCAGCCAATCTGGACGAGGAGGCGCTTGAGTCGGCTGTTGCGGGTTTGAGTGAGGAAATGAAGGGCCTTGCAACGAGCCTGAGGACGTATCGCAATTTAAGTTGA
- a CDS encoding response regulator transcription factor → MLKAIIVDDHPFIRSSVKMILQQENYEVVAQAGNGADAVQLAREHEPDLILLDISMPGVDGLDALNRISNLKLATKVLVLTSLSPVFYSLRCMKAGAAGYVSKADDLCELIKAINAIKSGYTFFPDLTVNSVRRDDVQASEAVLIQSLSDRELSIFKQLAQGLSNKQIGESMLLSNKTISTYKARLIEKLNITSLIHLAALAKRNDVI, encoded by the coding sequence ATGTTAAAAGCCATCATTGTCGACGATCATCCATTCATTCGCTCCTCGGTCAAAATGATCCTCCAGCAGGAAAACTACGAGGTGGTTGCGCAGGCTGGCAACGGTGCCGACGCTGTCCAGTTGGCGCGCGAACACGAACCGGACCTGATATTGCTGGATATCTCCATGCCCGGGGTCGACGGGCTCGACGCCCTCAATCGCATCAGCAACCTCAAGCTGGCGACCAAAGTCCTGGTGCTGACGTCGCTCTCACCAGTCTTTTATTCATTGCGCTGCATGAAGGCAGGTGCTGCCGGGTATGTTTCGAAAGCCGATGATTTGTGCGAATTGATCAAGGCCATCAACGCCATCAAATCGGGCTATACGTTTTTCCCCGACCTTACCGTCAACTCCGTACGCCGGGATGATGTTCAGGCATCGGAAGCCGTGCTGATTCAAAGCCTGTCCGACCGCGAACTGTCGATTTTCAAGCAGTTGGCCCAGGGTTTGAGCAACAAGCAAATTGGAGAATCCATGTTGCTGAGCAACAAAACCATCAGCACCTACAAAGCCCGGCTGATCGAAAAGCTGAACATTACCTCGCTTATCCATTTAGCCGCGTTGGCCAAGCGTAACGACGTTATTTGA
- a CDS encoding EAL domain-containing response regulator, translating to MVVALRRLGVYSVLQAGSGEQAMTLLNNDGAVDIVLCDLGYPGLDCLEFLNCARQLGLVRAVVVLSDLPPPLHRALGQMTHFSGLKLLGALSPSAETRALQQVLARYNTHSLTVSPINVPTGALPSEEDVRRGLDLGEFRAYYQPKCVLGSGDDAGAEVLARWKHPVRGLLLPKDFMAAVLAYDLVDELFKQLLEQGLSLLSVLNRSHHTLGLAFNMYASQLQGNAITEHIHRSLKRYDLPGSSLTFELAESSLLDVRYGIQESLVHLRMMGCDLSIDDFGRGFSSLKSLCQLPFTQIKLDAEFAQSLQQPRSRAMIASTLGLASSLNMQLVIDGISDTDQCQTLVDLGCLLGQGTHYASPMTSHQLIGWLSKTRGMRPNRI from the coding sequence ATGGTCGTCGCACTGAGAAGACTGGGCGTCTACAGCGTCTTGCAGGCTGGCTCCGGTGAGCAGGCGATGACGTTGCTGAACAACGACGGTGCGGTCGATATCGTGTTGTGCGATTTGGGTTACCCAGGATTGGATTGTCTTGAGTTTCTCAACTGCGCCAGGCAGTTGGGCCTGGTGCGTGCCGTGGTGGTGTTGAGTGACTTACCGCCACCGCTTCATCGTGCCCTGGGGCAAATGACCCATTTCTCGGGTTTAAAGTTGCTGGGGGCGTTGAGCCCCTCTGCAGAGACCCGCGCCTTGCAACAGGTGCTGGCGCGCTACAACACCCATAGCCTCACCGTATCACCGATCAACGTGCCCACCGGTGCATTACCCAGCGAAGAGGATGTGCGTCGTGGTCTCGACCTCGGGGAGTTTCGTGCCTACTACCAGCCTAAGTGCGTGCTCGGCAGTGGCGACGATGCCGGGGCTGAAGTACTGGCACGCTGGAAGCACCCGGTGCGAGGGCTGCTGTTGCCCAAGGATTTCATGGCGGCAGTGCTGGCGTATGACCTGGTCGACGAACTGTTCAAGCAGCTATTGGAGCAAGGCTTGAGTTTGCTCAGCGTGCTGAACCGCAGCCATCACACACTGGGGCTGGCGTTCAATATGTACGCGTCACAATTGCAGGGTAACGCGATCACCGAGCATATCCACCGCTCACTCAAGCGTTATGACTTGCCTGGGTCAAGCTTGACCTTCGAACTGGCCGAAAGCAGTTTGCTCGACGTCAGGTACGGCATTCAGGAGAGCCTGGTTCACTTGCGGATGATGGGCTGTGATTTGTCCATCGACGACTTTGGGCGGGGGTTTTCGTCGCTCAAGTCGCTCTGCCAATTACCCTTCACACAGATCAAGCTCGACGCTGAGTTTGCCCAGAGCCTTCAGCAGCCTCGAAGCCGCGCAATGATTGCCAGCACCCTGGGGCTGGCCTCTTCGTTGAATATGCAATTGGTGATCGACGGCATCAGCGATACCGATCAATGCCAGACGCTCGTCGATTTGGGCTGTTTGCTGGGGCAGGGCACGCACTACGCGTCACCCATGACATCGCATCAACTGATTGGTTGGCTGAGTAAAACCCGTGGGATGCGGCCGAACAGAATTTAA
- a CDS encoding DUF1294 domain-containing protein: MNIQHPRLKALIFVLLCAAPLLGAALVWQRGETVIPLAAYGVVSVVAFLLYWGDKRKAQSDGPRVRENILHAVELAGGWPGALIAQQVFRHKTRKVSYQVLFWVIVLLHEVFWIDQLFLGGTLLSVF, encoded by the coding sequence GTGAACATTCAGCACCCGCGCCTGAAGGCGCTGATCTTTGTATTGCTGTGCGCCGCGCCGCTGCTGGGGGCGGCACTGGTGTGGCAGCGCGGTGAGACGGTGATTCCGCTGGCGGCCTATGGCGTGGTCAGCGTGGTGGCGTTTTTGCTGTACTGGGGCGATAAGCGCAAGGCGCAATCAGACGGCCCGCGCGTGCGCGAAAACATCCTCCACGCCGTCGAGCTGGCGGGCGGCTGGCCGGGGGCGTTGATCGCCCAGCAAGTGTTCCGGCACAAGACGCGCAAAGTATCGTACCAAGTGCTGTTCTGGGTGATTGTGTTGCTGCACGAGGTGTTCTGGATTGACCAGTTGTTTCTCGGTGGCACGCTCTTATCGGTTTTCTAG
- a CDS encoding undecaprenyl-diphosphate phosphatase, which translates to MDFWTAIQALILGVVEGLTEFLPISSTGHQIIVADLIGFGGERFEAFNIIIQLGAILAVVWEFRRKILDVVIGLPTQRNAQRFTVNLMIAVLPAIVLGVIFADLIKHYLFNPITVATALVVGGVIMLWAERRQHAVHAQSVDEITWKDALKVGLAQCLAMIPGTSRSGATIIGGLLFGLSRKTATEFSFFLAMPTMVGAAVYSGYKYRHLFQPDDLPVFAIGFVTSFIFAMIAVKALLKFIASHSYAAFAWYRIAFGLVILATWQFGWIDWSAVKP; encoded by the coding sequence ATGGATTTTTGGACCGCCATACAGGCATTGATTCTTGGCGTTGTGGAGGGGCTGACCGAGTTCCTGCCGATTTCCAGCACCGGCCACCAGATCATCGTTGCCGACTTGATCGGCTTCGGCGGCGAACGTTTTGAAGCGTTTAACATCATCATTCAATTGGGCGCGATCCTGGCCGTGGTCTGGGAGTTTCGGCGCAAGATTCTCGACGTGGTCATCGGCTTGCCGACCCAGCGCAATGCCCAGCGTTTCACCGTCAACCTGATGATCGCGGTGCTGCCGGCCATTGTGCTGGGGGTGATTTTTGCCGACCTGATCAAACATTACCTGTTCAACCCGATCACCGTGGCCACCGCGCTGGTGGTGGGCGGGGTCATCATGTTGTGGGCCGAACGCCGGCAACATGCGGTGCACGCGCAAAGCGTGGACGAGATCACCTGGAAGGATGCGCTGAAGGTTGGCCTGGCCCAATGCCTGGCGATGATCCCAGGCACCTCGCGTTCCGGCGCTACCATCATTGGCGGCCTGCTGTTCGGCCTGTCACGCAAGACCGCCACCGAGTTCTCGTTCTTCCTGGCCATGCCCACCATGGTCGGCGCGGCGGTGTATTCGGGCTACAAGTACCGTCACCTGTTCCAGCCGGATGATCTGCCGGTGTTTGCCATCGGGTTTGTCACCTCGTTTATCTTCGCGATGATTGCGGTCAAGGCCTTGCTCAAGTTCATCGCCAGCCACAGCTATGCGGCGTTTGCCTGGTATCGCATCGCCTTCGGCCTGGTGATCCTGGCGACCTGGCAGTTCGGCTGGATCGACTGGTCGGCGGTCAAGCCGTGA